A region of Chitinophaga horti DNA encodes the following proteins:
- a CDS encoding helix-turn-helix domain-containing protein, which produces MAWCAGELHLSPNYFGDLIKKETGRSAQDYIQSKVIDIAKERVLGEQNSIGEIAYELGFKYPQHFTRLFKQRVGQTPNEY; this is translated from the coding sequence GTGGCCTGGTGTGCAGGAGAACTACACCTCTCCCCCAACTATTTCGGAGACCTGATCAAAAAAGAAACCGGCCGCTCGGCGCAGGACTACATTCAATCGAAAGTGATCGACATCGCTAAGGAACGCGTGCTGGGAGAACAAAATTCGATCGGTGAAATAGCTTACGAACTCGGATTTAAGTACCCGCAACACTTCACCCGGCTTTTTAAGCAGCGTGTGGGACAAACGCCGAACGAATACTGA
- a CDS encoding response regulator: MKHSEQPYLIVIDNDEDDHKAIRECFAQSSPGNAIKSFYDGPDALVYLSTCKTDCLPRLILLDFNMPKLTGIEVMENIRLMPHMAGVPIAMWTSSMSPEHRRLAAERGVVAYYTKPYSHAELTQLVEELQQYISMQK, encoded by the coding sequence ATGAAACATAGTGAGCAACCGTACCTGATTGTAATTGATAATGATGAGGATGATCACAAGGCAATACGGGAGTGTTTTGCCCAATCCTCGCCCGGGAACGCTATCAAAAGTTTTTATGATGGTCCGGATGCATTGGTATATCTGTCTACATGCAAAACAGACTGCCTGCCCCGACTGATACTGCTTGACTTTAACATGCCAAAACTTACCGGCATAGAAGTCATGGAAAACATCCGGCTGATGCCACATATGGCAGGTGTACCTATCGCCATGTGGACGAGTTCCATGAGCCCTGAGCATCGGCGGCTGGCTGCTGAGAGAGGCGTAGTAGCTTATTACACGAAGCCCTATTCCCACGCGGAGTTAACCCAGTTGGTGGAAGAGTTGCAGCAGTATATCAGCATGCAAAAATAA
- a CDS encoding TlpA disulfide reductase family protein: MKKWIVSACMVSGAFAATPALAQNGKYSVKGQITGLEDGVKIYMLPAATHSDEKPVDSAVVKNGKFVFTGSVSTPRLFYVQLAGEYSGFELMAENAAINVTGNAQLTEQQGKPIHALSNVKITGSKSHDLFVKKTAGRDELERLYTKYQDDNKEIMQQTSEASQKNDTVLLKQLHASAAYDKLNRDEKAFFDTVGARTNRMILADKNNWWGPFLLMHQLSYLTPEQKEIFDQFSPEAKRSYYGKLASAELYPRSYLGKKAPSLAFADEQQKPVAFSKIAQGKKYVLVDFWASWCMPCRKSIPGLKAFYDEMKSKGVEIVSVSIDKDQKAWEKAAAEEQLPWFSFLDRQDISKAYGVKAIPAMFLLDGNGVVLAENVSLEQVKEKVSQ; this comes from the coding sequence ATGAAGAAATGGATTGTAAGCGCCTGCATGGTGTCAGGTGCGTTCGCCGCCACACCAGCCCTGGCGCAAAACGGAAAATATTCGGTTAAAGGACAAATCACCGGCCTGGAAGATGGGGTGAAAATATATATGTTGCCCGCCGCGACCCACAGCGATGAGAAACCCGTAGACTCCGCCGTGGTGAAAAACGGGAAGTTTGTGTTTACAGGCAGCGTATCCACTCCACGACTGTTCTACGTGCAACTGGCAGGGGAGTACAGCGGTTTCGAGCTGATGGCGGAGAATGCAGCCATTAATGTTACTGGTAACGCGCAGTTAACCGAGCAACAGGGTAAGCCGATACACGCACTGTCAAACGTAAAGATCACCGGCAGCAAATCCCACGACCTGTTTGTAAAGAAAACCGCCGGGCGCGACGAGCTGGAGCGTTTGTACACAAAGTACCAGGACGATAATAAAGAAATCATGCAGCAAACCTCGGAGGCTTCTCAAAAAAACGATACCGTGCTGCTGAAGCAGTTACATGCCAGCGCTGCTTACGACAAGCTGAACCGCGATGAAAAAGCTTTTTTCGACACGGTAGGCGCTCGCACGAACCGCATGATCCTTGCCGATAAGAATAATTGGTGGGGACCTTTCCTGTTGATGCACCAGCTGTCTTACCTCACCCCGGAGCAAAAGGAGATTTTCGACCAGTTCTCGCCAGAGGCTAAAAGGAGTTACTACGGCAAACTGGCGTCGGCAGAGCTGTACCCACGCAGTTACCTCGGTAAAAAAGCACCATCACTGGCCTTTGCGGACGAGCAGCAGAAACCTGTGGCTTTCAGCAAAATCGCCCAGGGCAAAAAATATGTACTGGTCGACTTCTGGGCGTCGTGGTGTATGCCTTGCCGCAAGTCTATACCCGGTCTTAAAGCTTTCTACGACGAAATGAAATCGAAAGGAGTGGAGATTGTGAGCGTTTCTATCGATAAAGACCAGAAAGCCTGGGAAAAGGCAGCGGCGGAAGAGCAATTACCCTGGTTCAGTTTCCTCGACAGGCAGGATATTTCTAAAGCTTACGGCGTGAAAGCAATTCCCGCCATGTTCCTGCTGGACGGCAACGGCGTCGTATTAGCGGAGAATGTGTCGCTGGAGCAGGTGAAAGAGAAGGTAAGCCAGTAG
- a CDS encoding RagB/SusD family nutrient uptake outer membrane protein, giving the protein MKCKFTVFIPFVLLFATVLSSCNDYLDVVPKGRKIPKTLADFEALMRDEYTNQRFPIAQATLLLNDYYERQENLNYSQLSRINYMWEEGTSRINFNNTSEGTYYTGYAAISTFNLLVQYVPTATEATEQQRKTLVAQAKLARAMHYFVLVNYYADTYEAANAGSKLSVPLIESADISAPHKQVTIQEMYDYILLNITEALPDLPADGATVVHATVAAAHAFRARVYLQMGNYPEALQAADMALAENDQLFDWTAYYESYKDLIEQPGLYPSLPSPKGYDYVENYIFGHGEVAFASSENDVRVDRAGRFEPGDASFAARWKLRTLGNETYYQSITAGRYNQGGITTAEVYLIKAECLARNNDLTGAMQALNAVRAKRILPQSYTALSAANTRDAINLIRRTKENEMLFTIVAFADMRRFNKDPQYARTLTKKADNVTLSLKPESHLWTMPFPLGAINNPGNGTIKQNVNQ; this is encoded by the coding sequence ATGAAGTGTAAATTCACTGTTTTTATACCATTCGTGCTGCTGTTCGCCACCGTGTTAAGCAGTTGTAACGATTACCTCGACGTGGTGCCGAAGGGGCGTAAAATCCCTAAAACACTGGCCGATTTCGAGGCACTGATGCGCGATGAATATACCAATCAGCGTTTCCCGATTGCGCAGGCTACGTTGTTACTGAACGATTATTACGAACGCCAGGAAAACCTGAACTACTCGCAATTGTCGCGTATCAATTACATGTGGGAAGAAGGTACCAGCCGCATCAACTTCAACAATACTTCAGAAGGTACTTACTACACCGGTTACGCAGCTATCTCCACCTTTAATTTGCTGGTGCAATACGTGCCTACCGCTACCGAAGCCACGGAGCAGCAACGAAAAACGCTGGTGGCACAGGCTAAGCTGGCGCGCGCTATGCACTATTTCGTGCTGGTAAACTATTATGCAGATACGTATGAAGCCGCCAATGCCGGCAGCAAATTATCTGTACCGCTGATCGAAAGTGCTGATATCAGCGCGCCGCATAAACAGGTAACCATCCAGGAAATGTATGATTACATCCTGCTCAACATTACGGAAGCTTTGCCCGATCTGCCTGCTGACGGCGCTACGGTGGTGCATGCTACGGTTGCTGCTGCACATGCCTTCCGGGCGAGGGTGTACCTGCAAATGGGCAACTATCCCGAAGCGTTACAGGCCGCCGATATGGCACTGGCGGAAAACGACCAGTTGTTCGACTGGACCGCCTATTACGAGTCCTACAAAGACCTCATTGAACAGCCGGGATTATACCCTTCGCTGCCTTCGCCAAAAGGGTATGACTATGTCGAGAACTATATTTTCGGGCATGGCGAAGTGGCATTTGCAAGCTCGGAGAACGACGTGCGGGTAGATCGTGCCGGCCGCTTTGAACCCGGCGACGCCAGTTTCGCCGCCCGTTGGAAGCTTCGGACGCTGGGCAATGAAACCTATTACCAGTCAATTACAGCCGGCCGCTACAACCAGGGCGGCATCACCACTGCAGAAGTGTATCTCATCAAAGCAGAATGCCTGGCCCGCAATAATGATCTGACCGGCGCCATGCAGGCATTGAACGCGGTGCGTGCAAAACGTATACTGCCGCAGTCGTACACGGCGCTAAGCGCGGCCAATACCAGGGATGCCATCAACCTCATCCGCCGCACGAAAGAAAATGAGATGCTGTTTACGATCGTCGCCTTCGCCGACATGCGTCGCTTCAATAAAGACCCGCAATACGCCCGTACGTTAACGAAAAAAGCGGATAACGTAACCCTTAGCCTGAAGCCGGAATCGCATTTGTGGACGATGCCTTTCCCGCTGGGAGCCATCAATAATCCAGGTAACGGTACTATTAAACAAAACGTAAATCAATAA
- a CDS encoding SusC/RagA family TonB-linked outer membrane protein, with protein MRLTSFLLLVLCMHVSAKVASQRITFSGKEVPLEKVFSAIKKQAGFVVMYNKSLLKNRPPVTIDARDMPLPAFLDEVLKNQPLKYRISVQTIFLSEKPVEAITAPQQPRELKVSGIVFTNDREPLPGASVRLRGLTTGASTNANGMFTLERVSENAVLQVSSLGFKSREISLSRLLNGSAVAGVKTLTNEPAAISFEVVMEQLTDSLEAVVINSYATGYQTLSKERATGAFATVTAGVLQQQRLSNLNSLLEGRVAGYNNGLIRGTTSMNGVTSPLYVVDGLPVENTSLNSFGDITEALPGLNLEDIEKITVLKDAAAASIYGARAANGVIVIVTKKAKKGRPQVNASSTFTFQPYNFYTGNRANAADLVELEKEWAAGNPGLQGPDAASYAQSMLDNKAYINQGANAYFDFYAGNITQQQLDAKLASLAAGGYNYYDDMARYAKRNTFLQQHNVSIASAGEKNAFYASATYRDDALEDRYASDRNLGINIRNTAHLTKWLDLEVGTYLLAGDSREQAFNALSPGYTVMPYDRLVNADGSHFTSLASSRLSVNDLSIIDQYGLYSANVTPLDEISRNIGHNKSFNSRSVARLEVRFADWISYQSSFQYENNNQRFSRLYDKNSYYVRNRVNSFAGYTAAEGFFYKLPYGHIYNRNSRQSSAYTFRQQLNIDRSFGKHNLTAIFGSETRHAKLEFNEQTQYNYDPDVLSYDLVNAADLARAQGLFFNGSFSARDLGYDQETINRFVSFYGNAGYSYDDKYLVSGSLRWDRSNLWGTDARYQRKPLWSVGLGWNIYRENFFTPGFVSFLKLRGSYGLGGNIAKNSAPYMTAFYYSNNQLGGLEGSIASRPNPLLSWERTFTGNVGVDFAMYNNRITGSVDYYNKKGKDLLANTMGVPTEGFGFATYQINNGEMTNHGVEVTVSADIIKSKDWNWNVTGLFAFNRNKVTHVKVEAPMYIYQMDYPEAYPRVGNPFNAIYSYEWAGLNEEGLPQVYDETKNKALVSPPNLAAVKYSGTTVPIYSGSFNSALSYKGLTLAFLLTYEGGHKMRNSNLPMLNNEYNYNVFSYMTQFGSVHKRITDRWREPGDELRTNVPKALFAEDPDFNSDTYTLYANSSINVLNARNIRLSNISLAWNVPQAIIAKAFMQSARLQFNVENLFTLAADKDAKFLMGGYRRPNYVWGLYLGF; from the coding sequence ATGAGATTAACCAGTTTTCTTTTACTCGTGCTGTGCATGCACGTATCAGCCAAAGTCGCCTCACAACGTATTACCTTCTCAGGAAAGGAGGTGCCGCTCGAAAAGGTGTTTTCTGCCATAAAAAAACAGGCCGGCTTCGTAGTGATGTATAACAAAAGTCTGTTGAAAAACAGGCCGCCTGTAACCATTGATGCCCGCGATATGCCGTTGCCGGCGTTCCTCGACGAAGTGCTCAAAAACCAACCATTAAAGTACCGCATATCGGTACAAACCATTTTTCTTTCAGAGAAGCCTGTGGAAGCAATTACTGCGCCACAGCAACCCCGCGAACTGAAGGTGTCGGGTATTGTTTTTACGAACGATCGTGAACCTTTACCCGGCGCCTCGGTGCGCCTGCGCGGACTCACCACCGGCGCCTCCACCAATGCCAATGGCATGTTTACGCTGGAGCGGGTGAGTGAGAACGCGGTGTTACAGGTATCCTCGCTGGGATTCAAGTCGAGAGAGATCAGTTTGTCGCGCTTGTTGAACGGGAGTGCGGTTGCGGGCGTTAAAACATTGACTAACGAACCGGCTGCCATCAGTTTTGAAGTAGTGATGGAACAGCTTACCGATTCGCTGGAAGCGGTGGTGATCAACAGTTACGCCACCGGGTATCAAACGCTAAGTAAGGAGCGTGCTACGGGTGCATTCGCTACGGTTACTGCGGGAGTACTGCAACAGCAGCGGCTCAGCAATCTCAACTCCCTGCTGGAAGGGCGTGTGGCCGGTTACAACAATGGTCTCATCCGCGGCACTACTTCCATGAACGGGGTCACGTCGCCTTTATACGTGGTAGACGGTTTGCCCGTGGAAAACACTTCGCTCAATTCGTTTGGTGATATTACAGAAGCCTTGCCAGGCCTTAACCTGGAGGATATAGAAAAAATAACAGTGCTGAAAGATGCCGCTGCTGCGTCGATTTACGGTGCCCGCGCGGCTAACGGTGTGATCGTGATCGTTACCAAAAAAGCAAAGAAGGGACGTCCGCAGGTAAATGCTTCGAGTACGTTCACGTTTCAGCCGTATAATTTTTACACCGGTAACAGGGCAAATGCGGCCGACCTGGTGGAGCTGGAAAAAGAATGGGCCGCAGGTAATCCTGGCTTACAGGGGCCGGATGCCGCGTCGTACGCACAATCGATGCTGGACAATAAAGCATACATCAACCAGGGCGCCAATGCATACTTCGATTTTTATGCAGGCAACATCACGCAACAACAGCTGGATGCGAAACTGGCGTCACTGGCCGCCGGTGGTTACAATTACTATGATGATATGGCGCGTTATGCCAAACGTAACACTTTCCTGCAGCAACATAACGTAAGTATTGCCAGCGCGGGGGAAAAAAACGCATTCTACGCCTCGGCTACTTACCGCGACGATGCGCTGGAAGATCGTTATGCCAGCGACCGGAACCTCGGCATCAATATCCGCAACACCGCCCACCTTACCAAATGGCTCGATCTCGAAGTGGGCACCTACCTGCTTGCCGGTGATAGCCGTGAACAAGCATTTAATGCGCTGTCGCCGGGATATACGGTGATGCCATATGACAGATTGGTGAATGCCGATGGCTCACATTTCACCTCCCTGGCCAGCTCGCGCTTAAGCGTAAATGATCTGTCGATCATCGACCAGTATGGTTTGTACAGTGCCAATGTAACACCGCTGGATGAGATCAGTCGTAATATCGGGCATAATAAGTCGTTTAACAGTCGCAGTGTTGCGCGGCTGGAAGTTCGGTTTGCAGATTGGATCAGTTACCAGTCATCTTTTCAGTATGAAAATAATAACCAGCGCTTTAGTCGCCTCTACGATAAAAACAGCTACTACGTGCGCAATCGCGTAAACAGTTTTGCAGGTTATACGGCCGCTGAAGGGTTCTTTTATAAACTGCCCTATGGCCACATTTACAACCGTAATTCAAGGCAAAGCAGCGCATATACTTTCCGCCAGCAATTGAACATCGACCGTAGTTTCGGTAAACATAACCTGACTGCCATCTTTGGTTCGGAAACTCGCCACGCTAAGCTGGAATTTAACGAGCAAACACAATACAACTATGATCCGGACGTGCTGAGTTACGATCTCGTGAATGCCGCTGACCTCGCGAGAGCGCAAGGCCTGTTCTTTAATGGCAGTTTCTCTGCCCGGGACCTTGGCTACGACCAGGAAACAATCAACCGTTTTGTGTCGTTTTACGGTAATGCAGGTTATTCGTACGACGATAAGTACCTGGTGAGCGGTAGTCTTCGCTGGGATCGGTCGAACCTCTGGGGTACCGACGCCCGTTATCAACGCAAACCGTTATGGTCGGTGGGGCTTGGCTGGAACATCTACCGGGAAAACTTCTTTACACCCGGTTTCGTTTCCTTCCTGAAACTGCGCGGCTCGTATGGTTTGGGCGGAAATATCGCTAAAAACTCAGCCCCATACATGACTGCTTTCTATTACAGCAACAACCAGCTGGGGGGCCTGGAGGGATCAATTGCCAGTCGGCCCAACCCGCTGCTGTCGTGGGAACGTACCTTTACAGGCAACGTGGGGGTAGATTTCGCGATGTACAATAACCGTATTACCGGTTCGGTGGATTACTATAACAAGAAAGGCAAAGACCTGCTGGCGAATACCATGGGCGTACCTACGGAAGGTTTTGGTTTTGCCACCTACCAGATCAATAACGGAGAAATGACCAACCATGGCGTAGAAGTAACCGTATCCGCAGATATAATAAAAAGCAAAGACTGGAACTGGAACGTGACAGGCCTTTTTGCCTTCAACCGCAATAAAGTGACTCACGTAAAGGTGGAAGCGCCGATGTACATCTACCAGATGGATTACCCGGAGGCGTATCCGCGCGTAGGTAACCCGTTTAATGCTATTTACAGCTATGAGTGGGCCGGCTTAAATGAAGAGGGCCTGCCGCAGGTGTACGACGAAACGAAGAATAAAGCATTGGTATCGCCGCCCAACCTGGCTGCGGTGAAGTACAGTGGTACCACGGTGCCCATTTACAGCGGCTCGTTTAACAGCGCCCTCAGTTACAAAGGGCTTACACTGGCTTTCCTGCTTACTTATGAAGGCGGGCATAAAATGCGTAATAGCAACCTGCCGATGTTGAATAACGAATACAATTACAATGTATTCAGTTACATGACACAGTTCGGCTCCGTGCACAAGCGTATCACAGACCGTTGGCGGGAACCGGGCGACGAGCTGCGGACGAATGTGCCGAAGGCCTTATTTGCAGAAGATCCCGACTTCAACTCAGATACTTATACACTGTACGCTAATTCCTCCATCAATGTGCTGAACGCCCGCAATATTCGCCTGAGTAATATTTCGCTCGCATGGAATGTGCCGCAGGCGATAATAGCGAAGGCTTTCATGCAAAGTGCGCGCCTGCAGTTTAACGTCGAAAACTTATTTACGCTGGCGGCGGATAAGGATGCCAAATTTCTGATGGGCGGCTATAGAAGGCCAAACTATGTATGGGGCCTGTATCTCGGATTTTAG
- a CDS encoding FecR family protein, with translation MDQHRIDRLERWLLKKLDGSITPEEEQQLSLWMDEHPANRQLADAFADNDWLSAQLSELERIPVPRPVAPVHRVHFMRRWGWAAAAILLLGGTATYIWLKPAQKAAPDLAVTTIQDVLPGREGAILTLDNGEQVLLDSLPDGEVARQGGSRIRLLKGQLAYDEQSGKADAVRFNTVNTPRGRQFSLLLPDGTRVWLNSATMIKFPVAFTGAERRVEVSGEAYFEVAKNDAQPFTVQVNQSSEIKVLGTRFNIKAYLDEKIASTTLLDGKVSVTGNDEPVVLRPGQQANLGNGQLQVVQNAHVDAVMAWKNGLFNFEDRKLEDVMRELARWYDLDIVYEGKVPDITLGGEMSRNEPLSGVLIGLEELKIKFRMEAGRRLVILP, from the coding sequence ATGGACCAACATCGCATAGATAGGCTGGAGCGGTGGCTCCTGAAGAAGCTGGATGGCAGCATTACGCCCGAAGAGGAGCAACAGCTGTCGTTGTGGATGGACGAACATCCCGCGAACCGGCAGTTGGCGGATGCTTTTGCCGATAACGACTGGCTGTCGGCACAGCTCAGTGAACTGGAGCGTATACCTGTGCCACGGCCGGTAGCACCGGTACACCGGGTGCATTTTATGCGGCGATGGGGCTGGGCTGCGGCAGCTATATTGTTGCTTGGTGGCACTGCTACCTATATCTGGTTAAAGCCCGCGCAAAAAGCCGCCCCTGATTTGGCCGTCACTACCATACAAGACGTGTTGCCCGGCAGGGAAGGCGCCATACTCACCCTCGATAACGGCGAACAAGTGTTGCTCGACAGTTTGCCCGACGGAGAAGTGGCGCGACAGGGTGGTAGCCGTATTCGTTTACTGAAAGGGCAGCTGGCCTACGATGAGCAATCTGGTAAAGCGGATGCAGTCCGTTTCAATACCGTTAACACCCCGCGCGGCCGCCAGTTTTCGCTACTGCTGCCAGACGGTACCAGGGTTTGGCTCAACTCAGCAACTATGATCAAATTCCCCGTTGCTTTTACAGGCGCAGAACGCCGCGTGGAAGTTTCAGGCGAGGCCTATTTCGAAGTGGCGAAGAATGATGCGCAACCATTTACCGTGCAGGTAAATCAATCCTCGGAAATAAAAGTATTAGGCACCCGCTTTAACATAAAAGCCTACCTGGATGAGAAGATCGCCAGCACCACTTTGCTGGATGGCAAGGTAAGCGTTACAGGCAATGACGAACCGGTCGTGCTGCGGCCCGGCCAGCAGGCGAACCTGGGTAATGGGCAGTTGCAGGTGGTGCAAAACGCGCACGTAGACGCTGTGATGGCCTGGAAGAACGGCTTGTTCAATTTTGAGGACAGGAAATTAGAGGATGTGATGCGCGAATTGGCGCGCTGGTACGACCTCGATATCGTATATGAAGGAAAAGTGCCTGACATTACCCTCGGCGGTGAAATGAGCCGCAATGAACCTTTGTCGGGCGTACTTATCGGATTGGAAGAATTAAAGATCAAATTCAGGATGGAAGCTGGCAGGAGGCTGGTGATATTACCGTAA
- a CDS encoding RNA polymerase sigma factor — translation MQTNQPYSEIELIRLFREGTGAGTAALYEKYYRGLVYFARQIIEHEGEAEDIAQESMIKLFNKRTDFDNLSDIKSFLYVSVRNSCFNYLKARDRHELSHQELLYLSPEGEEKADLEMLKSRVLAEVFNEIDRLPEQCGNVFKLLFIKKMSTAAVAEQLGISPQTVLNQKSRALKLLRFRLSDKGFFALLLLLKTF, via the coding sequence TTGCAGACCAATCAACCGTATAGTGAAATCGAATTGATCCGGCTTTTCAGGGAAGGTACCGGGGCCGGCACGGCTGCATTGTATGAGAAGTACTATCGTGGCCTGGTATACTTCGCCCGGCAGATCATTGAACACGAGGGAGAGGCGGAAGATATCGCACAGGAAAGCATGATCAAACTGTTTAACAAACGGACCGACTTCGATAACTTATCAGATATCAAGTCATTTCTGTATGTAAGCGTGCGTAACAGCTGCTTCAACTACCTGAAAGCACGCGACCGGCACGAGCTTTCTCACCAGGAACTGTTGTACCTGTCTCCCGAAGGGGAAGAAAAGGCCGACTTGGAAATGCTGAAATCCAGGGTGCTGGCAGAGGTGTTTAATGAGATCGACCGGCTGCCGGAACAGTGTGGGAACGTTTTTAAACTACTATTTATAAAGAAGATGTCTACCGCGGCAGTGGCCGAACAGTTAGGCATTTCTCCTCAAACGGTGCTGAACCAGAAGTCCCGCGCCCTGAAGCTGTTGCGCTTCCGCCTGTCGGATAAAGGGTTCTTCGCATTATTACTCCTGCTTAAGACTTTCTAA
- a CDS encoding TonB-dependent receptor, which translates to MTSICINLYGQSVPKDTAAVKTLRGVTIYTSSYKEIIPAQQLHGEQLKSLNSFSVADAIRYFAGVQVKDYGGIGGLKTVDMRSMGTNHMGVFYDGIQLGNAQNGQIDLGKFSMDNIESISVYNGQKSEIFQPARDYGSSGTIYLRSRKPVFDSAQSTHIKGVYKTGSFDLVNPSLLFEQKITSNVNASFSGEYIKSSGRYPFRYKRVFHDSKDVAWDTTAIRQNGDIEGLRLESGLYGNISRGFWSAKAYFYNAERGIPGAIVNNVWKRSQRQWDRNLFLQGSFQKNVLPKYDIQVNAKYANDYMRYLNPDTTLMYLDNNFRQQEWYASVANKYSITKKIDINLSTDFQYNTLSSNLDGFVFPERFTSLVALAGAAELGKVKMQASVLGTFIHERINRGNTSAGDGAVAAPAKRELTPAVFFSYKPFTKADFNIRAFYKNIFRMPTFNDLYYTDIGNIALEPEYTHQYNLGATYQKSLKNGLLREWKLQADGYFNKVTNKIVAVPKGSGMYRWMMMNIGTVEIKGADVVSDQAFALGTDLVLNVRLAYTYQVAQDFTRRKNPELEKITYGGQIPYIPWHSGSVITSILFRDWRLNYSYIYVGERYHNSANIPENYEQPWYTSDLSASKEIKLKKFRLKVSGELNNVFNQDYEVVLNYPMPKRNYKIILSVEL; encoded by the coding sequence TTGACATCTATTTGTATCAACCTGTACGGGCAGTCTGTCCCGAAGGATACTGCTGCCGTAAAAACGCTTCGTGGAGTTACGATCTACACATCTTCCTATAAAGAAATTATTCCCGCGCAACAACTGCATGGCGAACAGCTTAAAAGCCTGAACAGCTTCTCCGTTGCCGATGCCATCCGGTACTTTGCCGGTGTGCAGGTAAAGGATTACGGCGGTATTGGCGGCCTTAAAACCGTAGATATGCGCAGTATGGGCACCAACCATATGGGCGTGTTTTACGATGGCATACAATTAGGCAATGCGCAAAACGGGCAGATCGACCTGGGCAAGTTCTCGATGGACAATATCGAATCGATCTCCGTGTATAATGGCCAGAAGAGTGAGATCTTTCAACCCGCCAGGGATTATGGATCGTCGGGTACCATCTATCTTCGCAGCCGCAAGCCAGTATTCGATTCTGCACAAAGCACGCACATTAAAGGCGTGTATAAAACCGGCTCGTTCGACCTGGTAAACCCTTCGCTGTTATTCGAGCAAAAGATCACCAGCAACGTGAACGCTTCGTTCAGCGGGGAGTATATAAAGTCATCGGGGCGGTACCCCTTCCGCTACAAACGCGTATTTCATGATTCCAAAGACGTAGCCTGGGACACCACTGCCATCCGGCAGAACGGCGATATTGAAGGCTTGCGCCTCGAGAGCGGCCTGTATGGCAACATTAGCCGCGGCTTCTGGAGTGCTAAAGCATACTTCTATAACGCTGAAAGAGGTATACCCGGCGCCATCGTGAACAACGTCTGGAAACGCTCGCAGCGCCAGTGGGACCGCAACCTCTTCCTGCAGGGATCTTTTCAGAAGAATGTGCTGCCGAAGTACGACATCCAGGTCAACGCCAAGTACGCCAACGATTACATGCGTTACCTGAACCCCGATACGACTTTGATGTACCTGGACAACAACTTCCGGCAGCAGGAATGGTACGCATCCGTGGCGAACAAATACAGCATCACGAAAAAGATCGACATCAACCTTTCTACCGATTTCCAGTATAACACCCTTAGCTCTAACCTAGACGGCTTCGTATTTCCCGAGCGGTTTACGTCCCTGGTCGCACTGGCCGGTGCGGCGGAACTGGGTAAAGTAAAGATGCAGGCCAGTGTGTTAGGCACCTTTATACATGAACGAATTAACCGTGGCAACACCTCCGCCGGTGATGGAGCGGTAGCAGCGCCCGCCAAAAGAGAACTGACGCCTGCGGTGTTCTTCTCCTACAAGCCGTTTACGAAAGCTGACTTCAACATCCGGGCCTTTTATAAAAACATCTTCCGGATGCCGACTTTCAATGACCTCTATTACACCGACATAGGCAACATCGCGCTGGAACCGGAGTACACACATCAATACAACCTTGGGGCCACCTACCAAAAGAGTCTTAAAAACGGCCTGCTGCGCGAATGGAAACTGCAGGCCGACGGCTACTTCAATAAAGTGACCAACAAGATCGTCGCCGTACCAAAGGGCAGCGGCATGTACCGTTGGATGATGATGAACATCGGCACCGTGGAGATCAAAGGTGCGGACGTGGTATCGGATCAGGCCTTCGCGCTGGGGACCGACCTGGTACTGAATGTAAGACTGGCCTACACGTACCAGGTAGCGCAGGACTTTACCCGGCGTAAAAACCCGGAGCTGGAAAAGATCACCTACGGCGGCCAGATCCCCTACATTCCCTGGCATAGCGGCTCGGTGATAACCAGCATCCTGTTCCGCGACTGGCGACTAAACTACAGCTACATCTATGTGGGCGAACGCTATCACAACTCGGCGAATATACCCGAGAACTACGAGCAGCCGTGGTATACGAGCGACCTGTCCGCCTCAAAAGAAATCAAGCTAAAAAAGTTTCGCTTGAAAGTATCGGGGGAATTGAATAATGTGTTTAACCAGGATTACGAAGTCGTACTGAACTACCCGATGCCGAAACGCAATTACAAAATCATTTTATCCGTTGAGTTATGA